A DNA window from Sphingopyxis macrogoltabida contains the following coding sequences:
- a CDS encoding IS256-like element ISSpma2 family transposase: MTEDRLLIEELAAKGGQPDFLRTIAENVLQLIMEADVDGLIGAGRHERSSERATWRNGYRDRSLDTRVGTLNLKIPKLRAGSYFPGFLEPRKMVEKALVAVIQEAWIGGVSTRRVDELVQAMGMTGISKSTVSKLCKDIDERVHAFLKRPLTGEWPYLWLDATYLKVREGGRIISVAAIIAMAVNTEGRREIVGLHIGPSEAEVFWSDFLKDLVRRGLTGVKLVISDAHEGLKGAITRVMGATWQRCRVHFMRNALSYVPKGQNTVVAAAIRQVFLQPDQKSATQVWRQVADQLRTRWPKLGACMDEAETDVLAYTGFPTQHRTKLHSTNPLERLNKEVKRRADVVGIFPNEDSIIRLVGAVLMEQNDEWQLQHRYMQIEGMAELNQPMIEEENQPLHITAKAA; encoded by the coding sequence ATGACCGAGGACAGATTACTGATCGAAGAGCTTGCTGCGAAGGGCGGCCAACCGGATTTTTTGCGCACCATCGCCGAGAACGTGCTGCAGCTGATCATGGAGGCCGACGTTGATGGCCTGATCGGCGCGGGTCGCCACGAACGCAGCAGCGAGCGCGCGACCTGGCGCAACGGCTATCGCGACCGTTCGCTGGATACCCGGGTAGGCACGCTGAACCTGAAAATCCCCAAGCTGCGTGCTGGGTCCTACTTTCCGGGCTTCCTTGAGCCCCGCAAGATGGTCGAGAAAGCGCTGGTTGCGGTGATCCAGGAAGCGTGGATCGGCGGGGTCAGCACCCGGCGGGTCGATGAACTCGTCCAGGCCATGGGCATGACCGGCATCTCCAAGTCCACCGTCTCCAAGCTTTGCAAGGACATTGACGAGCGCGTCCATGCCTTTCTGAAACGCCCGCTCACCGGCGAATGGCCGTATCTCTGGCTCGATGCCACCTATCTCAAGGTACGCGAAGGCGGGCGGATCATCAGCGTTGCCGCAATAATCGCCATGGCCGTCAACACCGAGGGCCGGCGCGAGATCGTCGGCCTGCATATCGGCCCCTCGGAAGCGGAGGTCTTCTGGTCCGACTTCCTGAAGGACCTTGTTCGGCGCGGTCTTACCGGCGTGAAGCTGGTCATCTCCGATGCTCACGAGGGCCTCAAGGGCGCGATCACCCGCGTCATGGGCGCCACCTGGCAGCGCTGCCGGGTGCACTTCATGCGCAATGCCCTGTCCTATGTGCCCAAGGGCCAGAACACTGTCGTCGCCGCCGCGATCCGCCAGGTCTTCCTGCAGCCCGATCAGAAAAGCGCAACGCAGGTCTGGCGACAGGTCGCCGACCAGTTGCGCACCCGTTGGCCCAAGCTCGGCGCCTGCATGGACGAGGCCGAAACCGACGTGCTCGCCTACACCGGCTTTCCCACCCAGCACCGCACGAAGTTACACTCAACCAATCCGCTCGAGCGGCTCAACAAGGAGGTCAAGCGCCGCGCCGACGTCGTCGGAATCTTCCCGAACGAAGACAGCATCATCCGCCTCGTCGGGGCTGTGCTGATGGAGCAGAACGACGAGTGGCAGCTCCAGCACCGATACATGCAGATCGAAGGCATGGCCGAACTCAACCAACCCATGATCGAGGAGGAAAATCAGCCCCTACACATCACCGCCAAAGCCGCCTGA
- a CDS encoding DUF5681 domain-containing protein, producing MSNDYSEMPYEVGKGKPPREHRFRPGRSGNPKGRPPKDRSPDHRMMNELLIAVASEPIKVRINGEEREVSKRAAIAIALINDALTGTPAQRTRAFQALDKAGAFNVLSSSVIPSDEARRRFLQALADEFQENEEFRPGSPNGG from the coding sequence ATGTCGAATGATTATTCTGAAATGCCCTATGAGGTGGGGAAGGGGAAGCCGCCGCGCGAGCATCGGTTCCGGCCAGGGCGATCCGGCAATCCGAAGGGGCGACCGCCGAAGGACCGATCCCCCGATCATCGAATGATGAATGAACTGCTCATCGCCGTTGCCAGTGAGCCGATCAAGGTTCGCATCAATGGTGAGGAGCGTGAAGTATCCAAGCGCGCGGCGATCGCCATCGCCCTTATAAACGATGCATTGACCGGCACGCCCGCGCAGCGAACGAGAGCCTTTCAGGCTTTGGACAAGGCTGGCGCCTTTAATGTCCTCTCGTCCAGCGTCATCCCGAGCGATGAAGCGCGGCGCCGCTTCCTTCAGGCGCTGGCCGATGAATTTCAGGAGAACGAGGAGTTCCGTCCCGGATCGCCAAATGGCGGATAG
- a CDS encoding site-specific DNA-methyltransferase, with amino-acid sequence MALSELSPAARRVRKHPAHKRRMVEASMAEYGILQPLAINAAGVIVDGHLRWEIAKQLGWHMVPVIRIEHLSEAELRAYALAANKLPAVANFDVEALRLELEEIRAEVPTLDIGLTGFSISEVDRIVGHHQAGLYDDLDEEPADDTAPPRAKPGDLYILGAHRLICGDSLDPAVIARLMDGGVAKAAFTDPPYNVKINGHVSGSGEHDEFAMASGEMSREQFAAFLSGAISNLTAILADGAIAFVCMDHAHVGELIEAGDACFDKRLNICVWDKGQGGMGSLYRSQHELVLVFKHGTAPHLNNVELGKNGRNRTNIWSFPGMAGVGKRRKKALELHPTVKPVALVAEALLDVTAPGDIVVDLFGGSGSTLIAAERIDRAARLVEYEPRYVDRTIARWERLTGRKAVLVDAEPEPEQPHVEATENGVDHVE; translated from the coding sequence GTGGCGCTGTCCGAGTTGTCGCCTGCCGCGCGGCGGGTCCGCAAGCATCCCGCGCACAAGCGCCGAATGGTCGAGGCGAGTATGGCCGAATATGGCATATTGCAACCGCTCGCGATCAACGCCGCCGGAGTGATCGTCGATGGCCACCTGCGCTGGGAGATCGCGAAGCAGCTCGGCTGGCACATGGTGCCGGTGATCCGCATCGAGCATTTGAGCGAAGCCGAGCTGCGTGCTTATGCGCTCGCAGCGAACAAGCTGCCGGCAGTTGCGAACTTCGATGTTGAGGCATTGCGGCTTGAGCTGGAAGAGATCCGCGCTGAAGTGCCGACACTCGATATCGGCCTCACCGGGTTCAGCATCAGCGAAGTTGATCGCATCGTCGGTCATCACCAGGCCGGGCTTTATGATGATCTTGATGAGGAGCCCGCGGACGACACCGCTCCACCGCGCGCTAAGCCAGGCGACCTTTATATACTGGGTGCGCACCGGCTGATCTGCGGCGATAGCCTGGATCCCGCTGTGATCGCGCGTCTGATGGACGGAGGTGTTGCGAAGGCGGCATTCACCGATCCTCCTTATAATGTGAAGATCAACGGCCATGTCTCGGGTAGCGGCGAGCATGACGAATTCGCGATGGCGTCGGGCGAGATGTCGCGCGAGCAGTTCGCGGCCTTTCTGTCCGGCGCCATCTCGAATCTCACCGCGATCCTCGCCGATGGTGCGATCGCGTTCGTCTGTATGGACCATGCCCATGTCGGCGAGCTGATCGAGGCCGGCGACGCCTGCTTCGACAAGCGCCTGAATATATGCGTCTGGGACAAGGGGCAGGGCGGAATGGGCTCGCTGTATCGGAGCCAGCATGAACTCGTATTAGTGTTCAAGCACGGCACCGCGCCGCATCTCAACAATGTCGAGCTTGGAAAGAACGGTCGGAACCGCACGAACATCTGGAGCTTTCCCGGCATGGCCGGGGTGGGGAAGCGAAGAAAGAAGGCGCTCGAGCTTCATCCGACCGTGAAACCGGTAGCGCTGGTCGCCGAGGCGCTACTCGATGTGACCGCGCCCGGCGACATCGTCGTCGATCTCTTCGGCGGCTCCGGCAGCACGCTGATAGCCGCCGAGCGCATCGATCGCGCCGCCCGCCTCGTCGAATATGAGCCCCGCTACGTCGACCGCACCATTGCCCGATGGGAACGCCTCACCGGCAGAAAGGCCGTGCTGGTCGACGCGGAGCCCGAACCCGAACAACCCCACGTTGAAGCAACTGAAAATGGAGTCGACCATGTCGAATGA
- the murA gene encoding UDP-N-acetylglucosamine 1-carboxyvinyltransferase — protein sequence MDQIVIRGGQRLKGRIPISGAKNAALTLLPCALLTDEPLTLRNLPRLADVDGFGHLLNQLGCSTTIEGSRPEDFGRVMTARATTLTSTVAPYDIVRKMRASILVLGPLLARAGEATVSLPGGCAIGNRPIDLHLKALEAFGAEIELASGYVKASAPGGRLAGGKFTFPVVSVGATENAVMAAVLAKGTCILENAAREPEIVDLCNCLVAMGAQIDGIGTETLTIEGVDRLHGATYRVMADRIEAGSYACAAVITEGDVELVGAKAAEMEATLAALRQAGATVEETKGGIRVAMSGRAEPVTLSTAPYPGFATDMQAQFMAMATLGKGASLFTETIFENRYMHVPELARMGCDIEVRGRSAVVRGVDKLIGAPVMATDLRASMSLIIAGLAAEGTTEVNRVYHLDRGYERLEEKLQAVGADIERISAG from the coding sequence ATGGATCAGATCGTCATTCGCGGCGGCCAGCGACTCAAGGGCCGAATCCCCATCTCCGGCGCGAAGAATGCGGCGCTGACATTATTGCCTTGCGCGCTGCTCACCGACGAGCCGCTGACGCTCCGCAACTTGCCGCGCCTCGCCGATGTCGACGGTTTCGGCCACCTGCTCAACCAGCTCGGCTGCTCGACGACGATCGAAGGCTCGCGTCCCGAGGATTTCGGACGGGTGATGACCGCGCGCGCGACCACCCTCACCTCGACCGTCGCGCCTTATGACATCGTCCGCAAGATGCGCGCCTCGATCCTCGTCCTCGGCCCGCTCCTCGCCCGCGCGGGCGAAGCGACGGTATCGCTCCCCGGCGGCTGCGCGATCGGCAACCGTCCGATCGACCTGCACCTGAAAGCGCTCGAAGCCTTCGGCGCCGAGATCGAGCTTGCCTCGGGCTATGTGAAGGCCAGCGCGCCCGGCGGGCGCCTCGCGGGCGGCAAGTTCACCTTTCCCGTCGTGTCGGTCGGCGCGACGGAAAATGCGGTGATGGCCGCAGTCCTCGCCAAGGGCACCTGCATCCTCGAAAACGCGGCGCGCGAACCCGAGATCGTCGACCTCTGCAATTGCCTCGTCGCAATGGGTGCCCAGATCGACGGCATCGGCACCGAAACGCTGACCATCGAGGGCGTCGACCGCCTGCACGGCGCCACCTATCGCGTCATGGCCGACCGGATCGAGGCGGGCAGCTATGCCTGCGCCGCGGTGATCACCGAAGGAGATGTCGAACTCGTCGGCGCCAAGGCGGCCGAAATGGAAGCAACGCTCGCCGCGCTGCGCCAGGCCGGCGCGACGGTCGAGGAAACGAAGGGCGGCATTCGCGTCGCCATGTCGGGCCGCGCCGAACCCGTGACGCTGTCGACCGCGCCCTATCCGGGCTTCGCGACCGACATGCAGGCGCAGTTCATGGCGATGGCGACGCTCGGCAAGGGCGCGTCGCTGTTCACCGAGACGATCTTCGAAAACCGCTATATGCACGTCCCCGAACTGGCGCGCATGGGCTGCGACATCGAGGTGCGCGGCCGCAGCGCGGTGGTGCGCGGGGTCGACAAGCTGATCGGCGCGCCGGTGATGGCCACCGACCTGCGGGCATCGATGAGCCTGATCATCGCCGGTCTCGCCGCCGAGGGGACGACCGAGGTCAACCGCGTCTATCACCTCGACCGCGGCTATGAACGGCTTGAGGAAAAGCTCCAGGCGGTCGGCGCCGATATCGAGCGGATCAGCGCCGGGTAA
- a CDS encoding alpha/beta hydrolase family protein, protein MKNILFGFALALASIAPASAQTAADCTPGAYRAPGGDFVVLAKAPNIPAPGLRYLFRDGRRGATTDAGVPLACSADAVTVDGARWARLAFRETPATFDSIGTKMNGVLIEPPGAPDAKRPLVVMVHGSERTSPIGGVYGYAMAAHGISVFVYDKRGTGGSDGEYTQNFELLADDAAHALEQARSMAAGRFGRAGFFGGSQGGWVAPLAATRTKADFVAIGFGLVASPIEEDREQMVSEVRAAGLGDDAVALVNRLSAATAKLVLSNFTAGYEDLDAVRREMADKPWAAKIDGEYSGDIARMTDDELRRIGRARFDNVELIWDYDAVAALRKLDTPLLWVLAGEDREAPIETTRAALLGLAKAGKPFDVYLFPDTDHGMVEYTTAADGSRSATRITDGYLKLLGDWIRGDVHGTYGRAEHLTATR, encoded by the coding sequence ATGAAAAACATATTGTTCGGGTTCGCACTCGCCCTCGCATCGATCGCGCCGGCGTCGGCACAGACCGCCGCCGATTGCACCCCGGGCGCCTATCGGGCGCCCGGCGGCGATTTCGTCGTTCTCGCCAAGGCGCCCAATATCCCCGCGCCCGGGCTGCGTTACCTGTTTCGCGACGGGCGCCGCGGCGCAACGACCGATGCCGGTGTGCCGCTGGCGTGCAGTGCCGACGCGGTGACGGTCGATGGCGCCCGCTGGGCGCGGCTCGCCTTTCGCGAGACCCCCGCCACCTTCGACAGCATCGGCACCAAGATGAACGGCGTGCTGATCGAGCCGCCGGGCGCGCCCGATGCGAAGCGGCCGCTGGTCGTCATGGTCCACGGGTCCGAACGGACGTCGCCGATCGGCGGCGTCTATGGCTATGCGATGGCGGCGCACGGCATATCGGTGTTCGTGTACGACAAGCGCGGCACCGGCGGATCGGACGGCGAATATACGCAGAATTTCGAACTGCTCGCCGACGACGCGGCGCATGCGCTCGAACAGGCACGGAGCATGGCGGCGGGCCGCTTCGGCCGCGCGGGTTTCTTCGGCGGCAGCCAGGGCGGCTGGGTTGCGCCGCTCGCCGCGACGCGCACCAAGGCCGATTTCGTCGCGATCGGCTTCGGCCTTGTCGCCTCGCCGATCGAGGAGGATCGCGAGCAGATGGTGTCGGAGGTCCGCGCCGCCGGGCTCGGCGACGATGCGGTGGCGCTCGTCAACCGGCTGTCGGCGGCGACGGCGAAGCTGGTGCTGTCGAATTTTACCGCCGGATATGAGGATCTGGACGCGGTCCGGCGCGAGATGGCGGACAAGCCCTGGGCGGCGAAGATCGATGGCGAATATAGCGGCGATATTGCGCGGATGACCGACGACGAACTGCGGCGGATCGGTCGCGCGCGGTTCGACAATGTCGAGCTGATCTGGGATTATGACGCGGTCGCAGCGCTTCGGAAGCTCGACACGCCGCTGCTCTGGGTGCTCGCAGGGGAGGATCGTGAAGCCCCGATTGAGACCACGCGTGCCGCGCTGCTCGGTCTCGCCAAGGCGGGCAAGCCGTTCGACGTCTATCTCTTTCCCGACACCGATCACGGGATGGTCGAATATACGACCGCCGCCGACGGGTCGCGCAGCGCGACCCGCATCACCGACGGTTATCTGAAACTGCTCGGCGACTGGATCAGGGGCGACGTGCACGGCACATACGGCCGCGCCGAACATCTGACGGCGACCCGTTAG
- a CDS encoding DMT family transporter produces MSGAAAHSLLSPRVLIPFALVTLIWGSTWIVITGQLGIVPPSWSVTYRFAVAGLAMFAFAMIRGERLGLEPRAMAFAVILGAAQFAFNFNFVYRAEQHITSGLVAVLFALLIVPNTLLGRAFLKTPLEGRFLAGAGIAIVGVGMMILHEYRAAALGPAAVLTGTAFTLAGVMSASVANVMQGTGIARAQSMTVMIAWAMLFGTLFDGCYAWITTGPPVIEPTFAYLGGVLYLGVIASALAFPLYFNVIRAVGPGQAAWSSVLVPIIAMGFSTAFEGYRWSPLSIAGGVVALVGLVIAVAKRPERPTVSGNMVAVTVDRPE; encoded by the coding sequence ATGAGCGGCGCGGCAGCGCATTCGCTGCTGAGCCCGCGCGTCCTCATTCCCTTCGCGCTGGTCACGCTGATCTGGGGTTCGACCTGGATCGTCATCACCGGCCAATTGGGCATTGTCCCGCCAAGCTGGTCGGTGACCTATCGTTTCGCGGTCGCGGGCCTCGCGATGTTCGCCTTTGCCATGATCCGCGGCGAACGGCTGGGGCTCGAACCGCGCGCGATGGCGTTCGCGGTCATCCTCGGCGCGGCGCAGTTCGCGTTCAATTTCAACTTCGTCTATCGCGCCGAGCAACATATCACCTCGGGGCTGGTCGCGGTGCTCTTTGCATTGTTGATCGTGCCGAACACGCTGCTCGGCCGTGCTTTCCTGAAAACGCCGCTCGAAGGACGCTTTCTCGCCGGGGCGGGGATCGCGATCGTCGGGGTCGGCATGATGATCCTGCACGAATATCGCGCCGCGGCGCTCGGACCGGCGGCGGTGCTCACGGGTACCGCCTTCACGCTCGCCGGGGTGATGAGCGCGTCGGTCGCCAATGTGATGCAGGGAACGGGCATCGCGCGCGCGCAATCGATGACGGTGATGATCGCGTGGGCGATGCTGTTCGGGACACTCTTCGACGGCTGTTACGCATGGATCACCACGGGGCCGCCGGTCATCGAGCCGACCTTCGCTTATCTCGGCGGTGTCCTCTATCTCGGCGTGATCGCAAGCGCGCTCGCCTTTCCGCTCTATTTCAACGTGATCCGCGCCGTGGGGCCCGGGCAGGCGGCGTGGTCGAGCGTCCTCGTCCCGATCATCGCCATGGGGTTTTCGACCGCCTTCGAAGGCTATCGCTGGTCGCCGCTGTCGATCGCTGGGGGTGTCGTCGCGCTCGTCGGGCTGGTGATCGCGGTCGCCAAGCGCCCCGAGCGCCCGACGGTGAGCGGCAATATGGTCGCGGTGACGGTCGACCGGCCCGAGTGA
- a CDS encoding threonine aldolase family protein: protein MTATRFFSDNAAAVHPAVMEALSAANHVDTAYDGDALSQSLDAAFSNLFETTCEVVWIPTGTAANSIILAHFVRPWQGILCYEEAHIEVDECGAPAFYSGGAKLMTLPGRGAKIDAEALKTRLSMVRKDVHQVQPAAISITNATEYGLAWRPSEVGAISEVARAEGLKLHMDGARFANAVAFTGCAPADVTWRAGVDALSFGFTKNGAMMAEAIVFFGGSGGAGVRELKKRGGHLLSKGRFVAAQIRAMLKDDLWLTNARAANAGAAALAAACGDRLMYPVEANELFVKLTADEAARLRKAGFDFYDWGTGAARLVTSWDQDSESVAPLAAAIAAL, encoded by the coding sequence ATGACTGCGACCCGCTTTTTTTCTGACAATGCCGCTGCCGTCCATCCTGCGGTGATGGAAGCGCTTTCGGCCGCCAACCATGTCGACACCGCCTATGATGGTGATGCGCTCAGCCAGTCGCTCGATGCGGCCTTTTCGAATCTGTTCGAAACGACATGCGAAGTCGTCTGGATCCCGACCGGAACGGCCGCCAACAGCATCATTCTCGCGCATTTCGTGCGGCCTTGGCAGGGCATCCTTTGTTACGAGGAAGCGCATATCGAGGTCGACGAATGCGGGGCGCCCGCCTTTTATTCGGGCGGCGCGAAACTGATGACGCTGCCCGGGCGCGGGGCCAAGATCGACGCCGAGGCACTGAAGACCCGCCTGTCGATGGTCCGCAAGGACGTCCATCAGGTCCAGCCGGCGGCGATCAGCATCACCAATGCGACCGAATATGGCCTTGCCTGGCGGCCCAGCGAGGTCGGCGCAATCAGCGAGGTTGCGCGCGCCGAAGGCCTGAAGCTCCATATGGACGGGGCGCGTTTCGCCAACGCTGTCGCCTTCACCGGATGTGCGCCTGCCGATGTGACGTGGCGTGCCGGGGTCGATGCGCTATCGTTCGGCTTTACGAAGAACGGCGCGATGATGGCCGAAGCGATCGTCTTTTTCGGCGGCAGCGGCGGTGCGGGCGTCCGCGAGCTCAAGAAGCGCGGCGGGCACTTGCTCAGCAAGGGCCGCTTCGTTGCGGCGCAGATCCGCGCGATGCTGAAGGACGACCTCTGGCTCACCAACGCGCGGGCGGCCAATGCCGGCGCGGCAGCGCTCGCTGCGGCGTGCGGCGACCGGCTGATGTACCCGGTCGAGGCGAACGAACTGTTCGTCAAGCTGACCGCGGACGAAGCGGCGCGGCTCCGCAAGGCGGGATTCGATTTCTACGATTGGGGAACCGGCGCGGCGCGCCTCGTGACCAGTTGGGACCAGGATAGCGAATCGGTCGCGCCGCTCGCGGCGGCCATCGCGGCGCTATGA